The segment ACCCCAAAGCATGCTAGTGTTTCAGGCAATTTATCCAATATTATTGAACGTGTTATAGCCGCTGGGTTTAAGCCTCCGGCTATAATAGTTGTCGGTGATGTGGTTAAATTAAAAGATACTCTTTGCTGGTATGAGAAAAAACCGCTTCTCGGCAAACGAATTGTTGTCACAAGAGCCAGGGAGCAGGCAAGCGATCTTTTAAGCCTGCTATCCGAAAACGGAGCGGATTGTATTGAGCTTCCTACCATAAAAGTGGAACCGCCGGATGATTGGACTCTTCTTGATAAAGCTTTTGAAAACCTTTCGGAATATGACTGGCTTGTATTTACAAGTGTAAATGGAGTAAGTTTCTTTTTTGAGCGCCTTTTTTCAAGCGGGCGTGATGTACGTTCTTTAGGCAGCATTAAAACAGCAGTTATAGGTCCTGCAACTGAAAAAAAACTGCTTGGATATGGAATTAAAAGTGATATTGTACCTAAAAATTATATAGCTGAATCAATTGTTGACTCTTTTAAAAATGAAGAAATAAAAGGAAAAAAAGTATTGCTTCCACGGGCCAAAGAGGCAAGAGCCATACTTTATGAAGAGCTTATAAAAATGGGTGCTTTTGTAGATGAAATAACAGCTTACAAAACAAGAGCCGTATGCGATGAGTCGGTGGATATTGTCAGAGAGTTAACAAACAGAACTATCGATATGGTGACTTTTACCAGTTCATCGACAGTAAAAAATTTTGCAGCGCTTTTGCCTGCTGATAATATACAAGAGTTGATGAAGGATGTTGTGGTTGCCGCAATCGGTCCGATCACCGCTGATACGGCAAAAAATATGGGTATCAGTGTTCAGATTGTTGCAGAATCTTACTCAATACCCGGATTGTATGAGGCTATTATTCAATATTATACAAAATCCGAGTAAAGCAGGATTGACAATACCGTATATGATATTTATCTTCAACCCAACAAAACAAAATACATTGATGTTAAATAAAATTGGTGATTTATATGGT is part of the Pseudomonadota bacterium genome and harbors:
- the cobA gene encoding uroporphyrinogen-III C-methyltransferase, with amino-acid sequence MENKKGKVYLVGAGPGDPGLITVKGKNCIKRADVIIYDFLASFTLLKYAKKEAEILYAGKQGGNHSMSQENINALILQKAKEGNVVTRLKGGDPFIFGRGAEEAEVLAENNILFEIVPGVTSAIAAAAYAGIPLTHRSFTSTVAFVTGHENPEKEKSGINWQALVKGIGTIVFFMGVKNLPNIVKSLIDNGMSSDTSIALIQWGTTPKHASVSGNLSNIIERVIAAGFKPPAIIVVGDVVKLKDTLCWYEKKPLLGKRIVVTRAREQASDLLSLLSENGADCIELPTIKVEPPDDWTLLDKAFENLSEYDWLVFTSVNGVSFFFERLFSSGRDVRSLGSIKTAVIGPATEKKLLGYGIKSDIVPKNYIAESIVDSFKNEEIKGKKVLLPRAKEARAILYEELIKMGAFVDEITAYKTRAVCDESVDIVRELTNRTIDMVTFTSSSTVKNFAALLPADNIQELMKDVVVAAIGPITADTAKNMGISVQIVAESYSIPGLYEAIIQYYTKSE